In Sideroxyarcus emersonii, one DNA window encodes the following:
- a CDS encoding class I fructose-bisphosphate aldolase, which yields MTNIVQLLGEEAEHLLQHRCAGIPKESLHLPGADYVDRVVAVKDRKPGVLRSLQALYGQGRLANSGYLSLLPVDQGVEHSGGASFAPNPIYFDPENIVRLAIEGGCNGVASTLGVLGSVARRYAHKIPFVVKINHNEMLTYPNIYDQTLFASVDQAFDMGAVAVGATVFYGSEHSRRQIQEISEAFEHAHELGMATILWAYLRNPAFKTADKDYHVAADLTGQANHLAVTINADIVKQKMAENNGGYNAIKFGKTSPKVYSDLTTDHPIDLVRYQVANCYMGRVGMINSGGESGKNDLQQAVRTAVINKRAGGMGLISGRKAFQKPMQDGIALLNAIQDVYLDKAVTVA from the coding sequence ATGACGAATATCGTGCAATTGCTGGGCGAAGAAGCTGAGCATCTGTTGCAACACCGTTGTGCGGGCATCCCCAAGGAATCGCTGCATCTGCCTGGGGCGGACTATGTCGATCGCGTGGTGGCCGTGAAGGACCGCAAGCCTGGCGTCCTGCGCAGCCTGCAGGCTTTATACGGACAGGGTCGATTGGCGAACTCCGGCTATCTTTCCCTGTTGCCGGTGGATCAAGGCGTGGAACACTCCGGCGGCGCCTCGTTCGCCCCGAATCCGATCTATTTCGATCCGGAGAACATCGTCAGGCTCGCCATCGAGGGTGGCTGCAACGGGGTGGCGTCCACGCTGGGGGTGCTGGGTTCGGTGGCCCGCCGCTACGCCCACAAGATCCCGTTCGTCGTGAAGATCAACCATAACGAGATGCTGACCTACCCCAACATTTACGACCAGACTCTTTTCGCCAGCGTGGATCAGGCATTCGACATGGGTGCGGTGGCCGTCGGCGCGACCGTTTTCTATGGCTCCGAACATTCGCGCCGGCAGATACAGGAAATATCGGAAGCCTTCGAACACGCACATGAGCTCGGCATGGCCACGATCCTGTGGGCCTATCTGCGCAATCCAGCTTTCAAGACCGCGGACAAGGACTACCATGTCGCCGCCGACCTGACCGGCCAGGCCAACCACCTCGCCGTCACCATCAATGCCGATATCGTCAAACAGAAAATGGCCGAAAACAATGGCGGTTACAACGCCATCAAGTTCGGCAAGACCAGCCCGAAGGTATACAGCGACCTGACCACCGACCACCCCATAGACCTGGTGCGCTATCAGGTGGCGAACTGCTATATGGGGCGGGTCGGCATGATCAATTCCGGCGGGGAATCTGGCAAGAACGACCTGCAACAAGCAGTACGCACGGCGGTCATCAACAAGCGGGCGGGCGGCATGGGATTGATCTCCGGCCGCAAGGCGTTCCAGAAACCGATGCAGGATGGTATCGCGTTGCTCAACGCGATCCAGGATGTCTATCTGGACAAGGCGGTGACGGTAGCGTGA
- the purT gene encoding formate-dependent phosphoribosylglycinamide formyltransferase yields the protein MKQITIGTPLSPSATKVMLLGSGELGKEVIIALQRLGVEVIAVDRYENAPGHQVAHRAHVINMADGEALRALVEKEKPHLIVPEIEAIATDMLVQIEREGRVRVIPTARAAQLTMNREGIRRLAAESLGLPTSPYKFADSLEELQAAIDGGIGYPCIVKPVMSSSGKGQSKVDGPAEVKKAWDYAASGSRVNQGRVIVEGFIDFDYEITQLTVRAVGADGEIATHFCEPIGHVQVHGDYVESWQPMAMTPVALQRSREIAKKVTDDLGGLGIFGVELFVKGDQVWFSEVSPRPHDTGMVTMCTQRFNEFELHARAILGLPVDTALRAAGASAVIYGQLDEQGISFKGVEEALRVPESDLRLFGKPESFKKRRMGVALANGKDTDEARARAKLAAGKVVPFKA from the coding sequence ATGAAGCAAATCACCATCGGTACTCCGCTCAGCCCCTCTGCAACCAAGGTCATGCTGCTGGGCAGCGGCGAACTCGGCAAGGAAGTCATCATTGCGCTGCAACGCCTGGGCGTGGAGGTGATCGCCGTCGACCGCTATGAAAACGCACCGGGTCATCAGGTGGCACACCGCGCGCATGTCATCAACATGGCGGATGGCGAGGCGTTGCGCGCGCTGGTCGAAAAGGAAAAGCCACACCTGATCGTGCCCGAGATCGAGGCCATCGCCACCGACATGCTGGTGCAGATCGAGCGAGAAGGCCGCGTGCGGGTCATTCCCACCGCCCGTGCCGCCCAACTCACCATGAACCGGGAAGGTATCCGCCGCCTGGCCGCCGAGTCTCTGGGATTGCCGACCTCGCCGTACAAGTTTGCCGACAGCCTGGAAGAATTGCAGGCTGCCATTGATGGCGGCATAGGCTATCCCTGCATCGTCAAACCGGTGATGTCGTCTTCCGGCAAGGGGCAGTCCAAGGTGGACGGCCCGGCCGAGGTGAAGAAGGCATGGGATTACGCGGCCAGCGGCTCGCGAGTGAATCAGGGCCGGGTGATCGTGGAGGGTTTCATCGACTTCGATTACGAGATAACGCAACTGACGGTGCGTGCGGTCGGGGCCGACGGCGAGATCGCAACGCATTTCTGCGAGCCCATCGGGCATGTGCAGGTACACGGCGATTATGTGGAGAGCTGGCAGCCGATGGCGATGACCCCGGTCGCGCTGCAGCGTTCGCGCGAGATCGCCAAGAAGGTCACCGACGATCTGGGAGGACTGGGCATCTTTGGAGTCGAGTTGTTCGTGAAAGGAGACCAGGTCTGGTTCAGCGAGGTCAGTCCGCGCCCGCACGATACCGGCATGGTGACGATGTGCACGCAACGTTTCAACGAATTCGAGTTGCACGCGCGCGCGATCCTCGGCTTGCCGGTCGATACCGCGTTGCGGGCAGCGGGAGCGAGTGCGGTGATCTATGGCCAGCTGGACGAACAGGGTATCTCCTTTAAGGGAGTGGAGGAGGCATTGCGTGTGCCCGAATCGGATCTGCGCCTGTTCGGCAAGCCTGAATCGTTCAAGAAGCGCCGCATGGGAGTGGCCTTGGCGAACGGCAAGGATACCGACGAGGCAAGAGCGCGTGCCAAGCTTGCGGCAGGCAAGGTGGTTCCTTTCAAAGCCTGA
- a CDS encoding VOC family protein, producing the protein MIVGLHHATLLTGDLARSRAFYEEVIGLQVDPRRPDMSFDGVWYDIAPNQQIHLMLLPNPEAGLQRPAHGGRDRHVALHTDNLPELVSRLEAAAVPYTLSRSGRPALFCRDPDQNALEFIEVAG; encoded by the coding sequence ATGATCGTCGGTCTGCACCATGCCACCTTGCTGACCGGCGACCTCGCCAGGTCACGCGCGTTTTACGAAGAAGTGATCGGTTTGCAGGTCGATCCCCGCCGGCCGGACATGAGCTTCGATGGCGTGTGGTATGACATAGCGCCGAACCAGCAGATACACCTGATGTTGTTGCCGAATCCTGAAGCGGGATTGCAGCGTCCGGCGCATGGCGGACGGGACCGTCATGTGGCTTTGCATACCGATAATTTGCCGGAATTGGTGTCGCGACTGGAGGCGGCCGCTGTGCCTTACACGCTGAGCCGATCCGGGCGTCCGGCCCTGTTCTGCCGCGACCCGGACCAGAATGCGCTGGAATTCATCGAGGTCGCCGGGTGA
- the zapE gene encoding cell division protein ZapE: protein MQQLLETGTSPKAWYRNACEQSGFVFDTRQTAAIEELETLWHQLVEFKARRNQFLGRSLLSPAVPKGLYIWGGVGRGKTFLMDGFYHCLPYRRKRRIHFHNFMLEVHQEMKRHAHERDPLMAVAAKIERSTRLLCLDEFHVDDIADAMILGRLLAALLERGVVLLTTSNYSPDALYPNGLQRQNFLPAIALLKRELKVLHLDSDTDYRMLHMARDPLFTLATDAKAEERMGAFFRRLTADMHAETEAIQVKQIRIPVRRVAREVVWFDFKVLCGGHHDQSDYLEIAHRYPTVFVSGIPRMTAENAPEARRFAWLIDVLYDNHVKLVASFEVEPGMLYEDGRHDSESQRITSRLAEMQTHRYLELPHHSRGVALG from the coding sequence ATGCAACAACTGCTTGAAACCGGCACCAGTCCCAAGGCCTGGTATCGGAACGCTTGCGAGCAATCCGGTTTCGTTTTCGATACGCGTCAGACCGCGGCCATCGAAGAACTGGAGACGCTCTGGCATCAACTGGTCGAATTCAAGGCCAGGCGCAACCAGTTTCTCGGCCGCAGCCTGCTCAGTCCGGCCGTGCCCAAGGGCCTGTATATATGGGGTGGGGTGGGACGAGGCAAGACTTTCCTCATGGACGGTTTTTACCACTGTCTGCCGTACCGCCGGAAACGCCGCATCCATTTCCATAACTTTATGCTCGAGGTACATCAGGAGATGAAGCGGCACGCGCATGAGCGAGATCCCCTTATGGCCGTAGCCGCGAAGATAGAACGATCGACGCGCCTGTTATGCCTGGATGAATTCCATGTCGACGACATCGCGGATGCGATGATCCTCGGCCGCCTGCTGGCGGCATTGCTGGAACGGGGCGTGGTGTTGCTCACGACCTCCAATTATTCTCCCGATGCGCTGTACCCGAATGGTTTGCAGCGGCAGAATTTCCTGCCAGCGATTGCCTTGCTCAAGCGCGAACTGAAGGTGCTGCATCTCGACAGTGATACCGACTATCGCATGTTGCATATGGCACGCGACCCGTTATTCACGCTTGCAACCGATGCGAAGGCTGAAGAACGCATGGGCGCTTTTTTCCGTCGCCTCACCGCAGACATGCATGCCGAAACGGAGGCAATCCAGGTCAAGCAGATCAGGATCCCGGTCAGGCGCGTTGCGCGCGAAGTGGTCTGGTTCGACTTCAAGGTGTTGTGCGGCGGGCACCACGACCAATCCGACTATCTGGAGATCGCCCATCGCTATCCGACGGTTTTTGTATCCGGCATCCCGAGGATGACAGCGGAGAATGCCCCGGAAGCGAGGCGCTTCGCCTGGCTGATCGACGTGCTATACGACAACCACGTCAAGCTGGTGGCGTCGTTCGAGGTCGAGCCGGGCATGCTTTACGAAGACGGGCGGCATGACAGCGAATCGCAGCGCATCACCAGCCGGTTGGCCGAGATGCAGACGCATCGCTATCTGGAATTGCCGCATCACAGCCGCGGCGTGGCATTGGGGTAG
- a CDS encoding aldo/keto reductase: MEYRQLGSSDLKVSALSLGTMTFGEQNTEADAHAQLDLAISCGVNFIDTAEMYPVPPRAETAHRTEQYIGSWLRHQQRDRLIVATKIAGPARGFSWIRDTPRINRAHLNAAIDASLQRLQTDYVDLYQIHWPDRYVPMFGATSYDAAQERDSTPIAEQLAILAELVKAGKVRHIGLSNETPWGVAEFVRCAEQLGLPKIVSVQNAYHLMNRTFEAGLAEICHHADVGLLAYSPLAFGWLTGKYQGNPQARGRITLFPGFGQRYDKPNVPTAAQEYAHIAREAGLSPASMALAFARTRWFTGSVILGATSLSQLQENLDSAAVTLAPDVLERIEAVHRRYPNPAP; encoded by the coding sequence ATGGAATACAGGCAATTGGGCAGCAGCGATCTGAAGGTATCGGCATTATCCCTCGGCACCATGACATTCGGCGAACAAAACACCGAGGCCGACGCCCATGCCCAGCTCGACCTTGCCATTTCATGCGGAGTGAACTTCATCGATACCGCCGAAATGTATCCGGTTCCGCCGCGCGCCGAGACCGCGCATCGCACTGAACAATATATCGGTAGCTGGCTCAGGCACCAGCAGCGCGACAGGCTGATCGTCGCCACCAAAATCGCCGGTCCTGCACGCGGCTTCAGCTGGATACGCGACACGCCCCGCATCAACCGTGCGCATCTCAATGCCGCCATCGATGCCAGCCTGCAGCGCTTGCAGACCGATTATGTGGACCTGTACCAGATACACTGGCCGGACCGCTACGTGCCGATGTTCGGCGCGACCAGCTACGATGCGGCACAAGAGCGCGACAGCACGCCCATCGCCGAGCAGCTGGCAATCCTGGCGGAACTGGTCAAGGCAGGCAAAGTGCGGCATATCGGCCTCTCCAATGAAACGCCATGGGGGGTTGCCGAATTCGTGCGCTGCGCCGAACAGCTGGGATTGCCGAAGATCGTCAGTGTGCAGAACGCCTACCACCTGATGAATCGCACCTTCGAAGCCGGCCTCGCCGAGATCTGCCATCATGCCGACGTCGGCCTGCTCGCCTACAGTCCGCTTGCTTTCGGCTGGCTGACGGGCAAATACCAGGGCAACCCCCAAGCCCGAGGCCGTATTACCCTCTTCCCGGGCTTCGGCCAGCGCTACGACAAACCCAACGTGCCGACCGCCGCACAGGAATATGCGCACATCGCCCGGGAAGCCGGACTTTCCCCGGCCTCAATGGCACTCGCCTTTGCCAGGACGCGCTGGTTCACCGGCAGCGTCATCCTCGGTGCGACTTCCCTGAGCCAACTGCAGGAGAACCTGGATAGCGCAGCGGTCACGCTGGCGCCCGATGTGCTGGAAAGGATTGAAGCCGTACACAGGCGCTATCCCAACCCGGCGCCCTGA
- a CDS encoding FIST signal transduction protein: protein MDKASMMHYLAQVDAGTIERKLAELQALHPGLGICALLPETEKAKVPVLQAACAQYKVPLVGAIFPALVRDGQFLTNGLWLLCFEQMPYFALYDNLPAETEEAESAAEKIASDVRAQIDHVPDLTLFMLFDAMVPNIGTLLDTLYLHLANRVHYAGANAGSETFQPMPCLFDSSRTVQNGLLLMLLTQHKGAILEHGYHTNPHTSYATSTKGNCISQIDWRPAFEVYRELVREHFGEEVTAENFYQYGVHFPFGIVRANHHVVVRIPVMLAEDGSLFCVGEVPANSVLTLLKAPTVRTVETLHNLHEGLKKLNGDVAGAELLLFYCAGRRLHLGAAMATTELEAFSGLTHAGQVAGALSLGEIGGSTVQGYPLFHNATLVASRW, encoded by the coding sequence ATGGACAAGGCAAGCATGATGCACTATCTGGCCCAGGTCGATGCAGGAACCATCGAGCGCAAGCTGGCCGAATTGCAGGCACTGCACCCCGGGCTCGGCATCTGCGCACTGCTGCCGGAGACGGAAAAAGCTAAAGTCCCGGTGCTGCAGGCGGCTTGTGCGCAATACAAGGTGCCGCTGGTCGGGGCGATCTTTCCCGCACTGGTGCGGGACGGCCAGTTCCTGACGAATGGCTTGTGGCTGCTGTGTTTTGAGCAGATGCCCTATTTTGCGCTGTACGACAACCTGCCGGCGGAAACGGAAGAGGCGGAAAGTGCGGCGGAGAAGATCGCCAGCGATGTCCGTGCCCAGATCGACCACGTGCCGGACCTCACGCTGTTCATGCTGTTCGATGCCATGGTGCCGAATATCGGCACGTTGCTGGATACGCTCTACCTGCATCTGGCGAACCGGGTCCATTATGCCGGCGCGAATGCGGGCAGCGAAACCTTCCAGCCGATGCCCTGCCTGTTCGATTCCTCCCGTACTGTGCAGAACGGCCTGTTGCTGATGCTGCTGACGCAGCACAAAGGGGCGATTCTGGAGCATGGCTACCACACCAATCCGCATACGTCCTATGCGACCTCGACCAAGGGCAACTGCATTTCGCAGATCGATTGGCGTCCGGCCTTCGAAGTGTACCGTGAACTGGTGCGCGAGCATTTTGGCGAGGAGGTCACGGCGGAGAATTTCTATCAATACGGTGTCCATTTCCCCTTCGGTATCGTGCGCGCCAATCATCATGTGGTGGTGCGCATCCCGGTCATGCTGGCGGAAGATGGCTCGCTGTTCTGTGTGGGCGAGGTGCCGGCCAACTCGGTATTGACGCTATTGAAAGCGCCGACCGTGCGTACGGTCGAAACCCTGCACAACCTGCATGAAGGCCTGAAGAAACTGAACGGGGATGTCGCCGGTGCGGAATTGCTGCTGTTCTATTGCGCGGGAAGGCGGCTCCATCTCGGGGCGGCGATGGCGACCACCGAACTGGAAGCGTTCAGCGGGCTGACTCATGCCGGCCAGGTTGCCGGTGCGCTCTCGCTGGGCGAGATCGGCGGCTCGACGGTGCAGGGTTACCCGCTTTTCCACAACGCAACGCTGGTCGCTTCGCGCTGGTAG
- a CDS encoding bifunctional diguanylate cyclase/phosphodiesterase — MERNDILPVLYDLVVTIGSEISVKPLLTRTLQRLLYHTSFSAGFICLDIAPCNQPGEQVEVRLDAVVGDFDLIGEIGKYVALPSALICKPAGNESEQTELLSTLRCTQARYGAYLRLPIDHRSVIVLLAAEKPATSLPLATMLQPVLAHLAKAIVLCRNNDAYTSDLVSERDLLEQVFESSYSGVLITDSRRHIIEVNPAFTRITGYRAEEVQGKDPRILASGRHDHDYYQKMWYDIEHNGHWEGEIWNRRSNGEVYPSWLNINPVHDKDGKLLYYVGLFSDISKRKEAEAQIHQLAFYDPLTNLPNRRLLIERLQQAFSLEARTGQHGAVLFLDLDNFKTLNDTKGHDVGDRLLVEVAQRLNTCVRDGDTVARLGGDEFVVILGSLSQISDEAAAQADTVAEKIRDLLSQPYRLDQYVHYSTPSIGIVLFRGHQQSLDDVLKYADTAMYQAKTAGRNTIRFYDPVMQAAIEARAELAEELRHALERQQLCLHYQIQMDNRLHPLGAEVLLRWQHPQRGLISPGQFIPLAEETGHIVPIGLWVLQTACTQLKAWQGDALTRDLTLAVNVSAKQFRSPNFVAQVRHALLESGAKPELLKLELTESIVLENVEDAIAKMRELKLLGVSFSMDDFGTGYSSLQYLKQLPLDQIKIDQSFVRDIVNDANDAAIVQTIIAMSEVLGLDVIAEGVENEAQREFLDLRGCHAFQGYLFGRPVPLQEFEARLRG; from the coding sequence ATGGAACGCAACGACATCCTGCCGGTACTGTACGACCTGGTTGTCACCATCGGCAGCGAGATCAGTGTCAAACCGCTGCTGACACGTACCTTGCAGCGCCTGCTGTACCACACCTCGTTCTCAGCCGGATTCATCTGCCTGGATATTGCCCCGTGCAATCAGCCTGGCGAGCAGGTCGAAGTGCGTCTCGATGCGGTGGTGGGCGATTTCGATCTGATCGGCGAGATCGGCAAATATGTCGCCTTGCCCTCAGCGCTGATCTGCAAGCCGGCGGGCAACGAATCAGAGCAGACGGAATTGTTGTCGACCTTGCGTTGTACCCAGGCGCGATACGGTGCCTATCTGAGATTGCCCATCGATCACCGCAGCGTGATCGTCCTGCTCGCAGCAGAGAAGCCGGCGACGAGCCTGCCGTTGGCGACGATGCTGCAGCCGGTGCTGGCACATCTGGCCAAGGCCATCGTGCTCTGCCGCAACAATGATGCCTATACCAGCGACCTGGTTTCGGAACGCGATCTGCTGGAGCAGGTGTTCGAGAGCAGCTATTCCGGCGTTTTGATCACCGATTCCAGGCGGCATATTATCGAAGTCAATCCCGCATTCACACGCATCACGGGCTACCGGGCGGAAGAAGTGCAAGGCAAGGATCCGCGCATCCTGGCTTCGGGGCGTCACGACCATGACTATTATCAGAAGATGTGGTACGACATCGAGCACAACGGGCATTGGGAGGGCGAGATATGGAATCGGCGCAGCAACGGCGAAGTCTATCCAAGCTGGCTGAACATCAACCCGGTGCATGACAAGGACGGCAAGCTGCTCTATTACGTCGGGCTGTTCTCCGATATCAGCAAGCGCAAGGAAGCCGAGGCGCAGATACACCAGCTGGCTTTCTACGATCCCTTGACCAATCTGCCGAATCGACGCCTGCTGATCGAGCGATTGCAGCAGGCGTTCTCGCTGGAGGCGCGCACCGGGCAGCATGGAGCGGTACTATTCCTCGACCTGGATAATTTCAAGACGCTCAACGATACCAAGGGGCACGACGTCGGCGACCGGCTGCTGGTCGAAGTGGCGCAGCGGCTCAATACCTGCGTACGCGACGGCGATACGGTGGCGCGGCTGGGTGGCGACGAGTTCGTCGTGATCCTGGGCTCCCTCAGCCAGATATCCGACGAAGCGGCTGCCCAGGCGGATACGGTGGCCGAAAAGATCCGCGACCTCCTGAGCCAGCCCTATCGATTGGACCAGTATGTACACTACAGCACGCCGAGCATCGGGATTGTGCTGTTCCGCGGCCATCAGCAAAGCCTGGACGATGTGCTGAAATATGCCGATACCGCGATGTACCAGGCCAAGACAGCCGGGCGCAACACCATCCGTTTCTACGATCCGGTGATGCAGGCTGCCATCGAGGCGCGCGCCGAACTCGCCGAAGAATTAAGGCATGCGCTCGAACGGCAGCAACTTTGCCTGCATTATCAGATACAGATGGACAACCGTTTGCATCCGCTCGGCGCAGAGGTGCTGTTGCGCTGGCAGCACCCCCAGCGCGGCCTGATCTCCCCGGGCCAGTTCATTCCCCTGGCAGAAGAGACCGGGCACATCGTCCCTATCGGGCTCTGGGTATTGCAGACCGCATGCACACAGCTCAAGGCATGGCAAGGCGATGCGTTGACGCGGGACCTGACGCTGGCGGTGAATGTGAGCGCCAAACAGTTCCGCAGCCCGAACTTCGTCGCGCAAGTGCGGCATGCGCTGCTGGAAAGTGGCGCGAAGCCAGAGTTGCTCAAGCTCGAGCTGACCGAAAGCATCGTGCTGGAGAATGTCGAAGATGCCATCGCCAAGATGCGCGAGCTGAAACTGCTGGGCGTGAGTTTCTCGATGGACGATTTCGGAACGGGCTATTCCTCGCTGCAATACCTGAAACAGCTGCCGCTGGACCAGATCAAGATCGACCAGTCTTTCGTGCGCGACATCGTCAATGACGCGAACGATGCGGCCATCGTCCAGACCATCATTGCGATGAGCGAAGTGCTGGGGTTGGATGTCATCGCGGAGGGCGTGGAGAACGAAGCGCAGCGCGAGTTCCTTGATTTGCGCGGTTGCCATGCCTTCCAGGGGTACCTGTTTGGCAGGCCGGTGCCGTTGCAGGAATTCGAAGCGCGCTTGAGGGGATGA
- a CDS encoding HD domain-containing phosphohydrolase, with amino-acid sequence MTTYNVNLHEAIFSLSNALDLVGVTHIHHGKRVAYMATECGKRLGWSGSRLDDLFQSAILHDSGVSKTTVHAQLAQMEWESEADHCAQGAALLAGCSLLCHLADTILHHHTHWSVLKDLDLPLEVKLRANCIYMVDRVDVLALGYQIAGKDILLGREEIRRKIFERRDTWFCPELVDVFMEISRSEAFWFTLESDYVNVYLATWLSHFPERTMEFHELRSLVYVFSCIVDAKSPYTKKHSDGVANLARYLGRHFQLPPATCEMLELVGLLHDIGKLRVPDQLLEKPGALDDAEIVVMRRHSFDTYNILRNIRGLEQVSLWALQHHERMDGSGYPYKIKGDDLSFEARIVAVADVFQALAQDRPYRGALEQKVILTILKQQADSGKLDNRVVAAVEANLQECWQVATQAMHNPGVIT; translated from the coding sequence ATGACGACTTATAACGTCAATCTGCATGAAGCGATCTTTTCCTTATCCAATGCGCTTGACCTTGTCGGTGTCACGCATATCCATCATGGCAAGCGCGTAGCCTACATGGCGACGGAATGTGGTAAGCGCCTGGGCTGGAGCGGTTCGCGCCTGGACGACCTGTTCCAGTCGGCCATCCTGCATGACAGCGGAGTTTCCAAAACGACCGTGCACGCCCAGCTGGCCCAGATGGAATGGGAAAGCGAGGCCGATCACTGCGCGCAAGGAGCCGCATTGCTGGCTGGCTGCTCGTTGTTGTGCCATCTGGCTGATACGATACTGCACCACCATACGCACTGGTCTGTGCTCAAGGACCTCGATCTGCCGCTGGAAGTGAAGCTGCGTGCGAATTGCATCTATATGGTCGACCGCGTCGATGTGCTTGCGCTGGGCTACCAGATCGCCGGCAAGGACATTCTGTTGGGCAGGGAGGAGATCAGGCGCAAGATATTCGAGCGCCGCGATACGTGGTTCTGCCCGGAACTGGTCGATGTGTTCATGGAGATATCACGTTCCGAAGCTTTCTGGTTCACGCTGGAGAGCGATTATGTCAACGTTTATCTGGCAACATGGCTGTCGCACTTTCCGGAACGAACCATGGAGTTCCACGAGCTGCGGAGTCTGGTCTATGTGTTCTCGTGCATCGTCGATGCGAAGAGTCCGTATACCAAAAAGCATTCCGACGGGGTCGCCAATCTCGCCCGCTATCTTGGCCGGCATTTTCAATTGCCGCCCGCAACTTGCGAGATGCTTGAACTGGTCGGCCTGCTGCACGATATCGGCAAACTGCGGGTGCCGGATCAATTGCTGGAAAAGCCAGGCGCACTGGATGACGCAGAGATCGTGGTCATGCGGCGGCACAGTTTCGACACGTACAATATCCTGAGGAACATCCGGGGGCTGGAACAGGTCAGCTTGTGGGCGCTGCAGCACCACGAGCGTATGGATGGCAGCGGATACCCGTATAAGATCAAAGGCGACGACCTCTCGTTCGAGGCGCGCATTGTTGCGGTCGCGGACGTGTTCCAGGCGCTGGCGCAGGACCGGCCTTATCGCGGTGCGCTGGAACAGAAGGTCATCCTGACTATCCTCAAGCAACAGGCCGACAGCGGCAAACTGGACAATCGTGTGGTTGCTGCAGTGGAGGCGAATTTGCAGGAATGCTGGCAAGTCGCGACACAGGCAATGCATAACCCGGGTGTGATCACATGA